A window from Aerococcus sp. Group 1 encodes these proteins:
- a CDS encoding Xaa-Pro peptidase family protein, producing MEERIKKLQASLQEESLGAYLVTDSYNLRYMTGFTGTSGLALVTTKNAYFITDFRYTEQAKLQCQGYEVIEAGGSASHSSPLRLIQELLQENGVNQLGYEEQHVTVAQFDDFENVLEVQLVPASGMIEVLRQIKDADEINKIKKACEITDKAFEYILGYIKPGISEIDIANTLDFKMREFGASGISFDTIVASGKRSAMPHGVATDKLIANHELITIDFGCYYQGYCSDMTRTVAVGQVDSTLEKIYQIVYDANRMAQEALKPGMTGQELDAIARDYIESQGYGKNFGHSLGHSIGLEVHEAPMAGPNSKNILKADQFITDEPGIYLENLGGVRIEDDLLIHEDGNEYITKSPRELIVL from the coding sequence GTGGAAGAACGTATCAAAAAGCTCCAAGCGAGTTTGCAAGAAGAAAGTTTGGGCGCTTATTTAGTGACCGATTCTTATAACTTGCGCTACATGACTGGCTTTACTGGGACAAGTGGACTAGCCTTAGTAACGACCAAGAATGCTTACTTTATTACCGATTTTCGTTACACCGAGCAGGCTAAGCTCCAGTGCCAAGGCTATGAGGTCATAGAAGCAGGAGGTTCTGCATCACATTCTTCCCCCTTGCGTTTGATCCAAGAACTGCTCCAAGAAAATGGTGTCAACCAATTAGGCTATGAAGAACAACATGTGACAGTAGCCCAATTCGACGACTTTGAGAATGTTTTAGAAGTCCAATTGGTACCTGCTTCCGGAATGATTGAAGTCCTCCGGCAAATCAAAGACGCTGACGAGATTAACAAAATCAAAAAGGCTTGTGAAATCACCGATAAGGCCTTTGAATATATCTTGGGCTACATTAAACCGGGGATCAGTGAAATTGATATTGCCAATACCCTAGACTTTAAGATGCGGGAATTTGGGGCCAGTGGGATTTCCTTTGACACCATCGTCGCTTCAGGTAAACGTTCAGCCATGCCTCATGGGGTAGCAACAGACAAATTAATCGCCAATCACGAGCTAATTACCATTGACTTTGGTTGCTATTACCAAGGTTATTGTTCCGACATGACTCGGACCGTGGCTGTGGGACAAGTGGATTCCACTTTAGAGAAGATCTACCAAATTGTTTACGATGCTAACCGTATGGCCCAAGAAGCCCTGAAACCCGGTATGACCGGCCAAGAATTGGACGCTATTGCTAGAGACTATATTGAAAGTCAAGGTTATGGTAAGAACTTTGGGCACTCTCTCGGTCACAGCATTGGTCTTGAAGTCCACGAAGCGCCCATGGCTGGACCTAACAGCAAAAACATCCTAAAGGCTGACCAATTTATTACCGATGAACCTGGGATCTACTTGGAAAACTTAGGCGGGGTCCGGATTGAAGACGACTTACTTATTCATGAAGACGGCAATGAGTACATCACTAAATCCCCCCGGGAATTGATTGTTTTGTAA
- the efp gene encoding elongation factor P, producing MITTNDFKNGLTIQDGGNLYRIIEFQHVKPGKGSAFVRSKLRNLRSGAVTDKTWRAGEKVETAHIDSQEMQYLYAAGDSHVFMDTTTFEQIEIPTEKIENELKYLLENMIVSVVSFEGEVIGLEVPNTVELEVAETEPSIKGNTASGGSKPATMETGLVVNVPFFVNKGDKLVINTNDGEYISRA from the coding sequence ATGATAACAACAAATGACTTTAAAAATGGCTTAACGATCCAAGACGGTGGTAACTTATATCGGATTATTGAATTCCAACACGTGAAACCAGGTAAGGGGTCTGCCTTTGTCCGTTCTAAATTAAGAAACCTGCGTTCAGGTGCCGTGACTGATAAGACCTGGCGTGCGGGTGAAAAAGTGGAAACCGCCCACATCGATTCTCAAGAAATGCAATACCTCTATGCAGCAGGGGATTCTCATGTTTTCATGGATACTACAACCTTTGAACAAATTGAAATTCCAACCGAAAAAATCGAAAACGAATTAAAATATTTATTAGAAAATATGATCGTTTCCGTCGTTTCCTTTGAAGGTGAAGTCATTGGTCTGGAAGTACCAAACACCGTGGAACTTGAAGTAGCCGAAACTGAACCATCTATTAAAGGAAATACCGCATCAGGCGGTAGCAAACCTGCTACTATGGAAACCGGCTTAGTTGTTAACGTGCCATTCTTTGTTAACAAAGGGGATAAACTAGTCATTAACACCAACGACGGCGAATACATCTCCCGGGCTTAG
- a CDS encoding Asp23/Gls24 family envelope stress response protein translates to MTTPTANDALPHEVDAKGSINIAPEVIETIARIACEHIEGALPISEYQGSFQAFFSKANSVRLYNDESGQVVVEMAVVSEYGRDIPKTMLALQKHVKESIYEMTDILVDQVNVVVCDLAIWEQ, encoded by the coding sequence ATGACAACACCAACAGCAAACGATGCTCTTCCCCATGAAGTGGATGCTAAGGGAAGTATCAATATAGCTCCAGAAGTGATTGAAACCATAGCCCGCATTGCTTGTGAGCATATCGAAGGCGCGCTACCCATCAGTGAATACCAAGGCTCGTTCCAAGCCTTCTTTTCCAAAGCCAATAGTGTCCGACTCTATAATGACGAGTCAGGCCAAGTGGTCGTTGAAATGGCGGTAGTGAGTGAATATGGTCGCGATATTCCTAAAACCATGCTGGCCTTACAAAAGCATGTTAAGGAAAGCATTTATGAAATGACAGATATTCTGGTAGACCAGGTTAATGTTGTGGTTTGCGATCTCGCCATTTGGGAACAGTAG
- the nusB gene encoding transcription antitermination factor NusB, protein MNLGLSQIRELAVLTLYQEAMVPESTKEESFAYLLANLDDLEDQLSYEEIDQEQLDQLKSQGLPLEKSQGQMKSNKRFNQAPVSEDEELSLPPYYQELLDRIASHQESVDQAIEDHIQGKWSLNRLEAMNLAILRVGAYEILYGDHDRVPGVVAVDEAIHLARRYSDEASRRFINGVLSSILATVEDKQPEEKL, encoded by the coding sequence ATGAATTTAGGATTATCACAAATACGTGAGTTAGCGGTATTAACCCTTTACCAAGAGGCCATGGTACCGGAAAGCACTAAGGAAGAGAGCTTTGCATACTTATTAGCTAATCTTGATGATTTGGAAGATCAATTGAGCTATGAAGAAATTGACCAAGAACAATTGGATCAATTGAAGAGTCAAGGTCTGCCTTTGGAGAAGAGCCAGGGACAAATGAAGAGTAATAAACGCTTCAACCAAGCACCTGTCTCAGAAGACGAAGAGCTCAGCTTACCACCTTATTATCAAGAACTTTTAGATCGGATTGCCTCCCACCAAGAAAGTGTTGACCAAGCCATTGAAGACCACATCCAAGGCAAGTGGTCGCTCAACCGCTTGGAGGCGATGAACTTGGCTATTTTAAGGGTAGGCGCCTATGAGATTCTTTATGGGGACCATGACCGAGTACCGGGAGTCGTCGCGGTCGATGAAGCCATTCATCTAGCTCGCCGCTATTCCGATGAAGCTTCCCGCCGCTTTATCAATGGGGTCCTCTCCAGTATCTTAGCTACAGTTGAAGACAAGCAGCCAGAAGAAAAGCTCTGA
- a CDS encoding bifunctional 5,10-methylenetetrahydrofolate dehydrogenase/5,10-methenyltetrahydrofolate cyclohydrolase, whose amino-acid sequence MQALQAKTITEPLKADLSQRVQALKAQGIQPRMVTFLVESDEASAAYAKVKGRLAEKLGVIYDFISLAERTTTQTLVQAIKEKNADSNVHGIMVEMPLPKHIDEQAVIEAIAPEKDLDGLHPLNLGYLLKGTPKMIPNTALSALRLIEASGVKIASKQAVVIGRSNIVGKPLSQLLLSRHATVTVCHSHTQDLTAITQAADILCVAIGKSHFIQADMVKEGAVVIDIGTNYDENGKVSGDVDFEALESKEGFLTPVPGGVGPLTTTLIFDQLIRAIEMSVTNE is encoded by the coding sequence ATGCAAGCATTGCAAGCGAAGACGATTACAGAGCCCCTGAAGGCTGACTTGAGCCAACGGGTGCAAGCCTTAAAAGCCCAAGGTATTCAGCCACGGATGGTCACTTTCCTAGTGGAGAGTGATGAGGCCAGTGCCGCTTATGCCAAGGTCAAGGGCCGTCTAGCGGAAAAATTAGGGGTGATTTATGATTTTATCTCCCTAGCAGAAAGAACTACCACCCAGACCCTGGTCCAAGCCATTAAAGAGAAAAATGCTGATTCCAATGTCCATGGGATTATGGTGGAAATGCCCCTGCCCAAGCATATCGATGAACAGGCAGTTATCGAAGCCATTGCCCCAGAAAAAGACTTGGATGGCCTCCATCCCCTCAACCTGGGTTACTTATTAAAAGGAACCCCTAAGATGATTCCGAATACAGCGCTCTCTGCCTTGCGTTTAATTGAAGCTTCTGGAGTCAAGATTGCGAGTAAGCAAGCCGTGGTTATCGGGCGCAGTAATATCGTTGGTAAGCCCTTATCCCAATTACTTCTCTCTCGCCACGCCACAGTCACCGTCTGCCACTCCCACACGCAAGATTTAACAGCCATTACTCAAGCGGCCGATATCCTTTGTGTGGCTATCGGTAAGTCCCACTTTATCCAAGCTGATATGGTTAAGGAAGGAGCGGTAGTCATTGACATTGGAACTAATTATGATGAAAACGGGAAAGTTAGTGGGGATGTGGATTTTGAAGCCTTAGAAAGTAAAGAAGGTTTCTTGACCCCGGTTCCAGGTGGGGTAGGTCCCTTAACGACAACCCTGATCTTTGACCAATTAATCCGCGCCATAGAAATGAGTGTTACTAATGAATGA
- the xseA gene encoding exodeoxyribonuclease VII large subunit — protein sequence MNDAQDQYLSVSQLTKYIKAKFDRDPYMQSVHLVGEVSGFRNRGKNKHQYFGLKDDDAYISAIIFRGTFSKHNFDLEDGMKVQVIGRLSLYEKTGRYSIIIDHIQPDGIGQFYVRFEQLKQKLGEEGLFTFEAKPIPKYPKRIAVVTSPSGAVIRDIITTARRRYPVVQIVLYPTVVQGQEAAKSIVRNIERADSSGAYDTIIVGRGGGSIEDLWCFNEEEVVRAIAACQTPVISSIGHETDTTLSDYVSDQRAATPTAAAELATPVLNDLVFTINDYKQRLIQIQLNRLNYFKQRLEQVKSSYLFKQPEKMYDGYRLKLADLDSRLNDLVSNKVYQEERRLRQIQSELQGLSPKVLVLENKHKLASLGESLRQGQGQLLERKHYQLQQLAGKLDLLSPLKRLSGGYVYLSKNQVPIESVDQVAIGDKVQLRLADGYLNSQIIGSKKEALQPLQNKENDNE from the coding sequence ATGAATGATGCCCAAGACCAGTATCTCTCGGTCTCGCAATTAACCAAATACATTAAGGCCAAGTTTGACCGCGACCCCTACATGCAAAGTGTTCATTTGGTGGGTGAGGTGTCAGGCTTCCGTAACCGGGGCAAGAATAAGCACCAGTATTTTGGCCTTAAGGATGACGATGCTTATATTTCAGCCATCATCTTTCGGGGGACTTTTTCCAAGCACAATTTTGACTTAGAAGATGGGATGAAGGTCCAAGTTATCGGCAGACTAAGCCTCTACGAAAAAACCGGCCGCTATTCCATTATTATTGACCATATCCAGCCAGATGGGATCGGTCAATTTTATGTCCGCTTTGAACAATTGAAGCAGAAACTAGGCGAAGAAGGATTATTTACTTTTGAAGCCAAGCCCATTCCTAAGTACCCCAAGCGGATTGCCGTAGTGACTTCACCCTCTGGAGCTGTGATCCGGGATATTATTACAACCGCCAGACGCCGCTATCCTGTTGTTCAAATTGTCCTCTATCCAACTGTGGTCCAAGGCCAAGAAGCGGCCAAGAGTATTGTGAGAAATATCGAGCGCGCGGACTCAAGTGGTGCCTATGACACCATTATTGTGGGCCGGGGTGGGGGTTCGATTGAAGACTTGTGGTGTTTTAATGAAGAGGAAGTCGTCCGGGCTATTGCAGCCTGCCAAACCCCAGTGATTTCTTCCATCGGCCACGAAACCGATACCACCTTATCCGATTACGTCAGTGACCAGCGGGCAGCGACCCCAACGGCAGCAGCTGAACTGGCTACTCCTGTCCTCAATGACCTAGTCTTTACCATTAACGACTATAAACAGCGGCTGATCCAAATCCAACTCAACCGCTTGAACTATTTCAAACAACGTTTAGAGCAGGTCAAGTCATCCTATTTATTTAAGCAACCGGAAAAAATGTACGACGGTTATCGACTCAAGTTGGCTGACTTGGATAGCCGTTTAAATGACCTGGTATCCAACAAAGTTTACCAAGAAGAGCGTCGACTGAGACAGATTCAATCTGAATTACAAGGCTTGAGCCCCAAGGTATTAGTCCTTGAAAACAAGCACAAGTTGGCTAGTCTAGGCGAGTCTTTACGTCAGGGTCAAGGCCAACTCCTGGAACGCAAACACTACCAATTACAGCAATTGGCAGGCAAGTTAGACCTCTTATCCCCTCTCAAGCGTTTATCGGGAGGCTACGTTTACTTAAGCAAAAACCAAGTGCCGATAGAATCGGTGGACCAAGTCGCTATTGGTGATAAGGTCCAGCTCAGACTGGCCGATGGTTACTTAAATAGCCAGATCATTGGGTCTAAGAAAGAAGCCCTGCAGCCATTACAAAATAAGGAGAATGATAATGAATAG
- a CDS encoding exodeoxyribonuclease VII small subunit, whose amino-acid sequence MNSKIEELSFEEALKELEGIVAQLQNGDIPLKESMDAFQRGVKLSNYCSQSLEKAEKTMAKLMNDQDELEEFEVAKGNEDQ is encoded by the coding sequence ATGAATAGTAAGATTGAGGAACTAAGCTTTGAAGAAGCCCTAAAGGAACTCGAAGGGATTGTGGCCCAACTACAAAACGGCGATATTCCCTTGAAAGAATCTATGGACGCCTTCCAAAGAGGGGTCAAGCTGTCTAACTACTGTAGCCAAAGCTTAGAAAAAGCTGAAAAGACCATGGCTAAACTCATGAATGACCAAGATGAATTAGAAGAATTTGAAGTTGCCAAGGGAAATGAGGACCAATAA
- a CDS encoding polyprenyl synthetase family protein has product MDLKSFRHSIDKDLEAALIAHLGQDSQDSLLASMRYSLENGGKRLRPSLLLATLASFNYDYHLGLAPACAVEYIHTYSLIHDDLPAMDNDDYRRGQLTNHKKFDEATAILAGDALLTLAFEVLSQSQEETDPQLKLELVQLLAQAAGKSGMVDGQVLDMSSEEKHLTIEELKNLHGKKTGALIHFAIMAAALIMDLDQAAQDSLASYAHHFGIAYQIQNDLQEVMWNDEERGKKSHGDQDSDKNTYPSLLGKEGALEALASEGQACQAALDQLSQQVENFDPQLLGDFLNYLSMDYGKG; this is encoded by the coding sequence ATGGATTTGAAGAGCTTCCGCCACAGTATTGATAAGGACTTAGAAGCGGCCTTAATCGCTCATTTAGGTCAGGATAGCCAGGACAGTCTCCTGGCTTCCATGCGCTATTCATTAGAGAATGGGGGCAAGCGCCTCCGTCCTAGTCTTTTATTAGCCACGCTAGCCAGTTTTAACTATGATTATCATCTAGGCCTGGCTCCAGCTTGCGCGGTGGAATATATCCACACTTATTCACTCATCCATGACGATTTACCTGCTATGGACAATGATGACTATCGCCGGGGCCAACTGACCAACCATAAGAAGTTTGACGAGGCTACCGCTATCCTAGCGGGGGACGCCTTACTGACCCTGGCTTTTGAAGTCTTGAGCCAGAGCCAGGAAGAGACTGACCCTCAACTTAAACTCGAATTAGTTCAACTTTTAGCCCAAGCGGCTGGTAAATCTGGCATGGTGGACGGACAAGTTCTGGACATGTCCAGTGAAGAAAAGCATCTGACCATCGAAGAACTGAAAAACCTGCATGGAAAGAAGACTGGTGCCTTGATCCACTTCGCTATCATGGCAGCGGCACTGATTATGGACCTTGACCAAGCTGCTCAAGACTCCCTAGCAAGCTATGCCCACCACTTTGGCATCGCTTATCAAATTCAAAATGACCTCCAAGAAGTTATGTGGAACGATGAAGAGCGGGGCAAGAAATCGCATGGAGATCAGGACAGTGATAAGAATACCTATCCTAGTCTCCTGGGTAAGGAAGGAGCCTTAGAAGCCTTAGCTAGTGAAGGTCAAGCCTGCCAGGCAGCCCTGGATCAATTAAGTCAACAAGTGGAAAACTTCGATCCGCAGTTATTAGGGGACTTTCTCAATTACCTCAGCATGGATTATGGAAAGGGATAA
- a CDS encoding TlyA family RNA methyltransferase codes for MTKERADIMVVRQGLADSREKAKRLIMAGKIYNEKQERIDKAGEKIPVETVLERKGHEIPYVSRGGFKLEKAIKQFDLDFTGLNVLDIGSSTGGFTDVALQNGAVHSYALDVGTNQLDWKIRNDDRVTVMEQTNFRYSQPEDFTEGVPDIAVIDVSFISLKLILPPLKTILKDQGWVVALIKPQFEAGKDKVGKKGLVRDSKTHQEVIEMIFQAATELGYDVLDLTYSPITGGTGNIEFLTLLENHRDQSYSGTISDQVKSQEVVQAAHQQFH; via the coding sequence ATGACAAAAGAACGTGCAGATATTATGGTGGTCCGCCAAGGCCTAGCTGATTCCAGGGAAAAAGCCAAACGCTTAATTATGGCGGGAAAGATCTATAATGAAAAACAAGAACGGATTGACAAGGCTGGCGAAAAAATCCCGGTAGAGACCGTCTTAGAAAGAAAAGGACATGAAATCCCTTATGTATCCCGGGGTGGTTTTAAATTAGAAAAAGCCATCAAGCAATTCGATTTAGACTTTACCGGATTGAATGTTTTAGATATTGGCTCTTCTACCGGGGGCTTTACTGATGTCGCTTTACAGAATGGAGCGGTCCACTCCTATGCCTTGGACGTGGGGACCAACCAATTGGATTGGAAAATCCGTAATGATGACCGGGTGACCGTGATGGAGCAGACCAACTTCCGTTACAGTCAACCGGAAGACTTCACCGAGGGCGTGCCAGACATTGCGGTTATTGACGTCTCTTTTATTTCCTTAAAACTGATTCTCCCACCCCTCAAGACCATCCTAAAAGACCAGGGGTGGGTAGTGGCCTTAATCAAGCCTCAATTTGAGGCGGGTAAGGACAAGGTAGGCAAGAAAGGACTGGTTCGGGACAGCAAAACCCACCAAGAAGTCATTGAAATGATCTTCCAAGCGGCCACTGAACTGGGTTACGATGTCTTAGACCTGACCTATTCACCCATCACCGGAGGAACTGGAAATATTGAATTTCTGACTCTGCTAGAAAACCACCGCGACCAGAGTTATTCAGGGACAATTTCAGACCAAGTCAAGAGCCAGGAAGTCGTCCAAGCTGCCCACCAACAATTTCACTAG
- the recN gene encoding DNA repair protein RecN, with protein sequence MLQNIVIENFAIIDQVTIDFDEGMTVLTGETGAGKSIIIDALGLLAGGRGSVDFIRYGTKALKLRGIFYLPDFSESGRDFLQDQGIPFDDDQLLITRTLDQKGRNTIKVNGVPLTVALLKELGDYLLEIHGQNEHQSLLDPKNHLDLLDQYAGNRIAQEREAYDKDYQNYRQAKKAVKDFALNEQEVAQRLDLLKFQLNEIDLAQLVEGEDEELKEERQKLQSYQNIVSSLGQSLNALSEGQGNAVDLLSEASQALGQIEDLDSDYKAYYEQAQSAYYSIQELAYSIRDNLDAMSYDPKRLDQIEERLATIDQLKHKYGKSISEILAYYQKSQKDYQALQDRESHQEELEAAFKAAKQAIAKSAKALHQKRLKVAKELESAIEEQLADLYMQNTRFAVHFEQRKSFGASGADDVTFYIQTNPGEPLRPLHKIASGGELSRIILAIKAILQASRPTSTVVFDEVDTGVSGRVAQAIANKMFEIALSAQVLCISHLPQVAAMADQQLHISKVSRDDQTKTQVRRLSEEERIGEIGHMTTGEVMTESSRQAAQDQLTQAQAYRKQRRQDHEED encoded by the coding sequence ATGTTACAAAATATCGTCATTGAAAATTTCGCCATTATTGACCAAGTAACCATTGACTTTGATGAAGGCATGACAGTTCTCACCGGGGAAACTGGGGCCGGAAAATCAATAATTATTGATGCTTTGGGTCTCTTAGCTGGCGGACGGGGTTCAGTGGACTTTATCCGCTATGGGACCAAGGCCCTAAAACTACGGGGAATTTTCTATCTGCCAGATTTTTCAGAGTCAGGGCGAGACTTTCTCCAAGACCAAGGGATTCCTTTTGATGATGACCAACTTCTTATCACCCGGACCCTGGACCAAAAGGGAAGAAACACCATCAAGGTCAATGGCGTGCCCTTAACCGTGGCCCTGCTCAAAGAATTGGGCGATTATTTACTAGAAATCCATGGGCAAAATGAACACCAAAGCTTGCTCGATCCTAAAAACCATTTAGATCTCTTAGACCAATATGCCGGCAACCGGATTGCTCAGGAAAGGGAAGCCTACGATAAAGACTATCAGAATTACCGCCAGGCTAAAAAGGCAGTCAAGGACTTTGCCTTAAATGAGCAGGAAGTAGCCCAACGTTTGGACTTACTGAAGTTTCAGCTCAATGAAATCGACCTAGCCCAATTGGTCGAGGGGGAGGATGAGGAATTAAAAGAAGAACGGCAAAAATTACAAAGCTATCAGAATATAGTCTCATCCCTAGGCCAGAGCCTTAATGCCCTGTCAGAAGGCCAGGGCAATGCGGTGGACTTACTGAGTGAAGCCAGCCAAGCTTTAGGTCAAATTGAAGACCTGGATAGTGACTACAAGGCCTATTATGAACAAGCCCAGTCCGCCTATTATAGCATCCAAGAATTGGCCTACAGCATCCGTGACAACTTAGACGCCATGTCCTATGATCCCAAACGTTTGGACCAAATTGAGGAACGTTTAGCGACTATTGACCAATTAAAGCATAAGTATGGCAAAAGTATCAGCGAAATCCTGGCTTACTATCAAAAATCACAAAAGGACTACCAAGCCCTACAAGACCGAGAAAGCCATCAAGAAGAATTAGAAGCTGCCTTTAAAGCAGCCAAGCAAGCCATCGCAAAGTCCGCTAAGGCCCTCCACCAAAAGCGTTTAAAGGTAGCTAAGGAATTAGAAAGCGCTATTGAAGAACAATTGGCCGACTTATACATGCAAAACACCCGCTTTGCCGTGCATTTTGAACAAAGAAAAAGCTTTGGAGCTAGCGGAGCCGACGACGTAACTTTCTATATTCAGACTAATCCCGGTGAACCCTTGAGACCCTTACATAAAATTGCCAGTGGCGGGGAACTGTCCCGGATCATCTTAGCCATTAAAGCCATTTTGCAGGCCAGTCGACCGACTTCAACGGTTGTCTTTGACGAAGTCGATACGGGGGTTAGTGGACGGGTAGCCCAGGCTATTGCCAACAAGATGTTTGAGATTGCCTTGTCTGCCCAAGTGCTCTGTATTTCCCACCTGCCCCAAGTGGCTGCCATGGCTGACCAGCAATTACATATTTCTAAAGTCAGTCGAGATGACCAGACGAAAACGCAGGTTAGACGCTTAAGTGAAGAGGAACGGATTGGTGAAATTGGACACATGACTACCGGAGAAGTGATGACTGAGTCCAGTCGTCAAGCCGCTCAAGATCAGTTAACCCAAGCGCAAGCCTACCGTAAGCAAAGAAGGCAAGACCATGAAGAAGACTAA
- the miaA gene encoding tRNA (adenosine(37)-N6)-dimethylallyltransferase MiaA has product MKKTKLICIGGPTAVGKTALSIELAQHFKGQVINGDAMQVYRGLDIGTAKATLSERQGVPHHLLDIRSVDEPYTVADFKQDARKAAQEISAGGDLPILVGGTGLYLEAFLYDLSLGNQVQPQLDFRQEMEDLAKKQGNQALHQKLADLDPQAAQKIHPNNVKRVIRALEVGTFSNQLFSQAKETHSDHQSPYDFYFIGLSCDRQRLYERINQRVDLMVDQGLLKEAQWLMDQELDPKSQSLQSIGYKEVFPYLKGEEDLDTSLNRLKRNSRRYAKRQLTWLKNRMDQVHWYNLVEGEDSLASVMSDVAAFLGE; this is encoded by the coding sequence ATGAAGAAGACTAAGTTAATTTGTATTGGGGGTCCCACCGCTGTGGGGAAAACCGCCCTAAGTATTGAACTGGCCCAACATTTTAAGGGACAAGTCATCAATGGAGACGCCATGCAGGTCTACCGGGGCTTAGATATCGGAACGGCCAAGGCGACCCTCAGTGAACGCCAGGGGGTTCCCCATCATTTGTTAGATATTCGATCGGTCGATGAGCCTTATACGGTGGCTGATTTTAAGCAAGACGCTCGGAAGGCAGCCCAAGAAATCAGTGCAGGAGGAGACTTGCCGATTTTAGTAGGGGGAACAGGGCTCTATCTGGAAGCCTTTCTCTATGACCTTTCCCTAGGAAATCAAGTCCAACCTCAGCTTGATTTTAGGCAAGAAATGGAAGACTTGGCTAAAAAGCAGGGTAACCAGGCCCTCCACCAAAAGTTAGCTGACTTAGACCCCCAAGCGGCCCAAAAGATCCACCCTAACAATGTCAAGCGGGTGATTCGGGCGCTCGAAGTAGGAACCTTTTCCAACCAGCTGTTTTCTCAAGCCAAGGAAACCCATAGCGACCACCAGAGCCCCTATGACTTTTATTTTATTGGTCTAAGCTGTGACCGCCAACGCTTATATGAGCGGATTAACCAGCGGGTGGACCTGATGGTTGACCAGGGTCTCTTAAAAGAAGCCCAGTGGCTAATGGACCAAGAACTCGATCCCAAAAGTCAAAGCCTACAATCCATCGGCTATAAAGAAGTTTTCCCTTATCTAAAAGGGGAAGAGGATTTAGACACCAGCCTCAATCGGCTGAAAAGAAACTCGAGGCGTTATGCCAAACGCCAGCTGACCTGGTTGAAAAACCGCATGGACCAGGTCCATTGGTATAATTTAGTTGAAGGAGAGGATAGCTTAGCTAGTGTTATGAGTGATGTAGCAGCTTTCCTAGGCGAGTAG